A window of Streptomyces armeniacus contains these coding sequences:
- a CDS encoding S8 family serine peptidase, which translates to MYEMYETYERTPARRRLAATCALVTATVVAMFAGATAGPAHAADAGGEGAIAAATSADRVDGSYIVELRGNPSVAHASRQLAAEHGGDVTRVYTTALNGFSVRTDERSARELAADPAVLRVEADQRVRATGTQPNPPSWGLDRVDQERLPLDGSYTYPDTSSGVTAYVIDTGIRVTHEDFGGRASWGTNTVDSNNTDCNGHGTHVAGTTGGTDYGVAKQPRLVAVKVLNCQGSGTTAGVIEGVDWVTRNAAKPAVANMSLGGGASTSLDRAVANSIGTGITYAVAAGNENENSCTGSPSRVPEAITVGATTRTDSRSGFSDFGNCLDLFAPGSDITSAWMSSDTASRTISGTSMASPHVAGAAALVQGAHPDWTPRQIRDHLVANATDGAVQDPRPGSPNKLLRVVNDGGGNPDPDNDFTLSASPASATVKAGEQAGTKLTTAVAKGTAENISLTASGLPGGVQASFTPASVRAGESSSLTLTTSASTPSGTHEVTVKGTSPSAEHSVTFTLTVTDGGGGTCTSPGQKLVNPGFESGTTGWRASANVIGQWTGQAAHSGTWSAWLNGHGSTHTDNAQQSVALPAGCTTYKLSYHLHIDTDEGPGTAYDTFAVQVLNESGSTLETLKSYSNLDSASGYRQQSLDLAKYAGRDIQIRFTGQEDASLQTSFVVDDTAVDVS; encoded by the coding sequence ATGTACGAGATGTACGAGACGTACGAGAGAACGCCCGCCCGAAGACGGCTCGCCGCCACGTGCGCGCTCGTGACCGCCACCGTGGTCGCGATGTTCGCGGGCGCGACGGCCGGCCCCGCACACGCCGCGGACGCCGGCGGCGAGGGCGCCATCGCGGCCGCCACGAGCGCCGACCGCGTCGACGGCAGCTACATCGTCGAACTCAGGGGGAACCCGTCGGTGGCGCACGCGTCCCGGCAGCTGGCCGCCGAACACGGCGGCGACGTCACGCGCGTCTACACCACCGCGCTGAACGGCTTCTCGGTCCGTACGGACGAGCGGTCCGCCCGCGAACTGGCCGCCGACCCGGCCGTCCTGCGGGTCGAGGCAGACCAGCGCGTACGCGCCACCGGCACCCAGCCGAACCCGCCGTCCTGGGGCCTGGACCGGGTCGACCAGGAGCGGCTGCCGCTGGACGGCAGCTACACCTACCCCGACACGTCGTCCGGCGTGACCGCGTACGTCATCGACACCGGAATCCGCGTCACGCACGAGGACTTCGGCGGCCGCGCGAGCTGGGGCACCAACACCGTCGACAGCAACAACACCGACTGCAACGGCCACGGCACGCATGTGGCGGGCACCACCGGCGGCACCGACTACGGCGTCGCCAAGCAGCCCCGGCTCGTCGCCGTGAAGGTGCTCAACTGCCAGGGCAGCGGCACCACCGCCGGCGTCATCGAGGGCGTCGACTGGGTGACCCGGAACGCGGCCAAGCCCGCCGTCGCCAACATGAGCCTCGGCGGCGGCGCCTCCACCAGCCTGGACCGCGCCGTGGCGAACTCCATCGGCACCGGCATCACGTACGCGGTGGCCGCGGGCAACGAGAACGAGAACTCCTGCACCGGCTCCCCCTCCCGCGTACCGGAAGCGATCACGGTGGGCGCCACGACCCGTACCGACAGCCGTTCCGGCTTCTCGGACTTCGGGAACTGCCTCGACCTGTTCGCGCCGGGCAGCGACATCACCTCCGCCTGGATGAGCAGCGACACCGCGAGCCGGACCATCAGCGGTACGTCGATGGCGTCGCCGCACGTCGCCGGCGCCGCCGCGCTGGTGCAGGGCGCGCACCCGGACTGGACGCCGCGGCAGATCCGCGACCACCTGGTGGCGAACGCCACCGACGGCGCCGTACAGGACCCGCGCCCCGGCTCCCCCAACAAGCTGCTGCGCGTCGTGAACGACGGCGGCGGAAACCCGGACCCGGACAACGACTTCACCCTCTCGGCCAGCCCGGCCTCGGCCACGGTCAAGGCGGGCGAGCAGGCCGGCACCAAGCTCACCACCGCGGTGGCGAAGGGCACCGCCGAGAACATCAGCCTCACCGCCTCCGGGCTGCCCGGCGGCGTCCAGGCGAGCTTCACCCCGGCTTCGGTACGGGCGGGCGAGTCCTCGTCGCTCACCCTCACCACCTCCGCGAGCACGCCGTCCGGCACCCACGAGGTGACCGTCAAGGGCACGTCGCCGTCCGCCGAGCACAGCGTCACCTTCACCCTGACGGTGACCGACGGCGGGGGCGGCACGTGCACTTCCCCGGGCCAGAAGCTCGTCAACCCGGGCTTCGAGTCCGGTACGACGGGCTGGCGGGCGTCCGCGAACGTGATCGGGCAGTGGACCGGCCAGGCCGCGCACAGCGGCACCTGGAGCGCGTGGCTGAACGGGCACGGCAGCACGCACACCGACAACGCGCAGCAGAGCGTGGCGCTTCCGGCGGGCTGCACCACGTACAAGCTGAGCTACCACCTGCACATCGACACGGACGAGGGGCCGGGCACCGCGTACGACACCTTCGCGGTGCAGGTGCTCAACGAGAGCGGCTCGACGCTGGAGACGCTGAAGTCGTACTCCAACCTGGACTCGGCAAGCGGCTACCGCCAGCAGTCGCTGGACCTCGCCAAGTACGCGGGACGGGACATCCAGATCCGCTTCACCGGCCAGGAGGACGCCTCGCTGCAGACGTCGTTCGTGGTCGATGACACGGCGGTGGACGTGTCGTAA